A genomic stretch from Angustibacter sp. Root456 includes:
- a CDS encoding acyl-CoA carboxylase epsilon subunit: protein MSDQEQPPVLRIVRGNPTPDDVAALVVVLAAAGGGDDAPAPAPTSRWAASARPHGATAPARGGWRASALPR from the coding sequence GTGAGCGACCAGGAGCAGCCCCCGGTGCTGCGGATCGTGCGCGGCAACCCGACGCCGGACGACGTCGCCGCGCTCGTCGTGGTGCTCGCGGCTGCCGGTGGTGGGGACGACGCGCCCGCTCCTGCGCCGACGTCCCGGTGGGCCGCCTCGGCGCGTCCGCACGGTGCGACCGCCCCGGCCCGCGGCGGCTGGCGGGCCAGCGCCCTGCCGCGCTGA
- a CDS encoding alpha/beta fold hydrolase has product MPEAQVQDVTLHYDVTGEGPPLVFVHGMCGRGDVWEGQVQRLSDAFTCITYDRRGHGSSSDADAPHTVPLHGDDLAALIQHLSLAPVVLVGSSGGARVALDVALRHPGLLAGAVLSEPPVFSLEPQLGREFLGRVVPAVQPRLDAGDLRGAVDAFFEVVCPGLWRQLDDAGREPYRASAAMLVADLQQPPLTVTADELAAVRVPVLAIAGRDSDPFLRATPRVIAAAVPSAQLLELPDCGHVTYAEQPDLFADAVRAFAGGLER; this is encoded by the coding sequence GTGCCAGAGGCCCAGGTGCAGGACGTCACCCTTCACTACGACGTCACCGGTGAGGGGCCGCCCCTGGTCTTCGTGCACGGCATGTGCGGCCGAGGGGACGTGTGGGAGGGCCAGGTCCAGCGCTTGTCGGACGCCTTCACCTGCATCACGTACGACCGACGGGGTCACGGGTCCAGCTCCGACGCCGACGCGCCGCACACCGTGCCGCTGCACGGCGACGACCTCGCCGCGCTCATCCAGCACCTCTCCCTGGCACCTGTGGTGCTCGTCGGCTCCAGCGGCGGGGCCCGCGTCGCGCTCGACGTCGCGCTGCGCCATCCCGGACTGCTGGCCGGCGCCGTGCTCTCCGAACCACCTGTCTTCTCCCTCGAACCGCAGCTCGGTCGGGAGTTCCTCGGCCGGGTCGTCCCGGCCGTACAGCCGCGTCTGGACGCAGGAGACCTGCGGGGAGCGGTCGACGCGTTCTTCGAGGTCGTGTGCCCCGGGCTGTGGCGCCAACTCGACGACGCCGGTCGGGAGCCGTACCGAGCGAGCGCTGCCATGCTCGTCGCCGACCTGCAGCAGCCACCGCTCACCGTGACGGCCGATGAGCTGGCGGCGGTTCGGGTCCCCGTCCTGGCCATCGCGGGCCGCGACAGCGACCCGTTCCTGCGAGCGACGCCTCGGGTGATCGCGGCAGCGGTGCCGTCGGCTCAGCTGCTCGAGCTGCCCGACTGCGGGCACGTGACCTACGCCGAGCAACCTGACCTCTTCGCCGACGCCGTCCGAGCCTTCGCAGGCGGCCTGGAGCGCTGA
- a CDS encoding APC family permease, with amino-acid sequence MSAPIPHQLARRLGTGDAVVVGLSAMVGAGVFAVFAPAAQAAGSGLLVGLGLAAVVAFCNATSSAQLAAAYPTSGGTYVYGREVLGPWWGFVAGWGFVVGKTASCAAMALTFATYAVPAGRGWQRIVGAGAVVLLTVANLRGITRTAAAARVLLVATGAVLVGFLALAATGAADVHPSALPVHGGVGGVLQSAGLIFFAFAGYARIATLAEEVRRPEQLGRAIVIALAVVVLLYLAVGLALVAVLGRDLPSSATPVASAVDALGAAWAVPVVRIGAAAASLGALLALLAGVGRTTLAMARERDLPGPLASVDLRHHVPDRAQLAIGAVVVVLVLTSDLRGVIGFSSCGVLIYYAVANLSAVRQPAAQRRWPRALQLVGLVGCLVLVVTLPSASVLAGLGVLAVGVLGRLVVLRHRR; translated from the coding sequence ATGAGCGCGCCGATCCCGCACCAGCTCGCGCGCCGCCTCGGCACCGGGGACGCCGTCGTCGTCGGGCTGAGCGCCATGGTGGGCGCGGGCGTCTTCGCGGTCTTCGCACCGGCGGCGCAGGCCGCGGGGTCGGGGTTGCTGGTCGGGTTGGGGCTGGCCGCCGTCGTGGCGTTCTGCAACGCGACGTCGTCCGCGCAGCTCGCGGCGGCGTACCCGACGTCCGGCGGCACGTACGTCTACGGCCGCGAGGTGCTCGGGCCGTGGTGGGGCTTCGTCGCCGGCTGGGGCTTCGTGGTCGGCAAGACGGCGTCGTGCGCGGCCATGGCCTTGACGTTCGCGACCTACGCGGTGCCCGCCGGCCGCGGCTGGCAGCGGATCGTGGGGGCCGGCGCTGTCGTGCTGCTGACGGTCGCCAACCTGCGCGGTATCACGCGGACGGCGGCCGCCGCGCGCGTGCTGCTCGTCGCCACCGGTGCGGTGCTCGTGGGGTTCCTCGCGCTCGCCGCCACGGGCGCTGCCGACGTGCACCCCTCCGCTCTGCCGGTGCACGGCGGCGTCGGCGGGGTACTGCAGTCAGCGGGCCTGATCTTCTTCGCCTTCGCCGGCTACGCACGCATCGCCACGCTGGCCGAGGAGGTGCGGCGTCCGGAGCAGCTGGGTCGGGCCATCGTGATCGCGCTGGCCGTCGTGGTGCTGCTCTACCTCGCGGTCGGGCTGGCACTGGTGGCCGTGCTGGGGCGTGACCTGCCGTCCTCGGCCACGCCGGTCGCCTCGGCGGTCGACGCGCTGGGGGCAGCGTGGGCCGTGCCGGTCGTACGCATCGGTGCCGCGGCGGCGAGCCTCGGTGCGCTGCTGGCCCTCCTGGCCGGCGTCGGGCGGACGACGCTCGCGATGGCGCGCGAGCGCGATCTGCCCGGGCCGCTGGCGTCCGTCGACCTCCGCCACCACGTCCCCGACCGCGCACAGCTCGCGATCGGCGCGGTCGTCGTCGTCCTCGTGCTGACGTCGGACCTGCGCGGCGTCATCGGGTTCTCGTCCTGCGGCGTGCTCATCTACTACGCGGTGGCGAACCTGTCGGCGGTGCGGCAACCGGCGGCGCAGCGGCGCTGGCCGCGGGCGTTGCAGCTCGTCGGGCTGGTCGGCTGCCTGGTGCTCGTGGTGACGCTGCCCTCGGCGTCGGTGCTCGCCGGGCTG